One segment of Alnus glutinosa chromosome 2, dhAlnGlut1.1, whole genome shotgun sequence DNA contains the following:
- the LOC133860774 gene encoding uncharacterized protein LOC133860774 has translation MGMNNQTVLKVGLVVVGLCIAGYILGPPLYWHFMEGLAAVSHSSSSSYACPPCQCDCSSQPLLSLPEGLSNTSFADCAKHDPEVSEDTEKNFAELLTEELKLREAEALENHQRADMALLEAKKITSQYQKEADKCNSGMETCEEAREKAEAAFVAQKRLTAMWELRARQRGWKEGIANSHTQAQGNVQTA, from the exons ATGGGAATGAATAATCAAACGGTGTTAAAGGTGGGATTGGTGGTGGTGGGACTGTGCATAGCGGGTTACATACTGGGGCCACCGCTCTACTGGCACTTCATGGAGGGCTTAGCCGCCGTCAGccactcctcctcctcctcctatgCCTGCCCTCCTTGCCAATGTGACTGTTCCTCTCAGCCCCTCCTGTCTCTCCCCGAAG GGTTAAGCAATACTTCCTTTGCAG ATTGCGCAAAGCATGACCCAGAGGTGAGTGAAGACACTGAAAAGAATTTTGCAGAGCTATTGACAGAGGAACTGAAGCTACGGGAAGCCGAGGCTTTGGAAAATCATCAGCGTGCTGACATGGCTCTGCTCGAGGCAAAGAAGATTACATCTCAGTATCAAAAGGAAGCAGATAAGTGCAATTCGGGCATGGAAACATGCGAGGAAGCGAGGGAGAAAGCTGAAGCAGCATTTGTGGCTCAAAAGAGACTGACAGCAATGTGGGAGCTGAGAGCTCGTCAGAGAGGATGGAAAGAAGGGATTGCCAACTCTCATACTCAGGCTCAGGGAAATGTCCAGACTGCATAA